In Fusobacterium sp. DD2, the genomic stretch AAAAGATAAATTCATGACTAAAAAAGTATAAAACTATCTTTTGAAGATTTAAAAGAGTTATGATATAATACTTAGAGGAAAGGAGTGGTTTATTTGAGATACCCAATAGATTTACACATACATACAAACAATAATCCACATGCGTATAGTACGCTGGAAGAGAATATAAGAAGTGCACAAGCTAAAAATATGGAAGTTATAGCTATAACAAATCATGGACCAGCTTTACAGGATTCACCACATTGGTGGAGTTTGATGAATATGAGAGTTCTTCCAGAATATGTTGGAAATTTAAGAGTATTAAAAGGTGTAGAGACAAATGTAGTAGATGAGAATGGTAATTTTGATATAAATCAGAGAATATATGATGTAATGGATATCATATTATGTGGATTACATACTATTGAAGCATATGGAAGTCCAAAAGATATAATAAAAAATACAAAGGCTCTTGTAAATATGATTACAAGTCAAAAAGTTGATATAATAGTACATATGGGGAATCCAACATTTCCTGTTGAGTATGAAAGAGTTGTAATGGCAGCTGCTGAAAACGGAGTTGCAATAGAGATTAATAACTCTTCTTTAAGAGCTGCAAGAAAAGGATCTAAACCTAATTGCAAAAAGATACTGGAGTTATGTTTAAAATACAATTGTAATGTAAGTTTGGGAACAGATTCACACATATCATATGATATTGGAGAGTTTGCACAAGCTGACGCATTAATAGAAGAAGTAGGTTACCGTAGAGAAAAAATAATTAATTATTCAAAGGAAAATCTCGAAAAATTTTTAGAAATGAGAAAAGAAAGAAAAAGAAAAATATTATAAAATGTTTGTTAGTGATATAAGTTTTGAATGAATTTGAGGAGGACTTATGGTAAATAATGAAGTTTGTAAATTATTGGGGATTAAATATCCTATATTTCAAGGAGCAATGGCTTGGATAGCAAATGGAAATCTTGCTGGGCATGTTTCTAAAGATGGAGGTCTTGGAATAATTGCAGGTGGAGGAATGCCATGTGATATTTTAAGACAGGAAATCAGAAAAGCAAGAGAGATAACTTCAAATCCAATTGGAGTAAACCTTATGCTTATGATGCCAGATATAGAAAAACAGATAGATGTTTGTATTGAAGAAAAAATACCTGTTGTAACTACAGGTGCTGGAAATCCTGGGCCATTTATGGAAAAACTAAAAGCAGCTGGAATTAAAGTAATACCAGTAGTTGCCTCTGTTGCACTTGCTAAGAGAATGGCTAAAATTGGAGCAGATGCTGTTATAGCTGAAGGAATGGAAGGTGGAGGACATATTGGAACAATAACTACTATGGCATTAGTTCCTCAAGTTGTTGAAGCTGTAGATATTCCTGTAATTGCAGCTGGAGGTATAGCTAGTGGAAAACAATTTTTAGCAGCATTAGCACTTGGAGCTTGTGGAATACAAGTTGGAACTAGATTTTTAGTTGCTGAAGAGTGTACTGTACATGAAAATTATAAGAAAATGATTCTTAAAGCTAGAGATAGATCTACTGTTGCAACTGGAAATTATACTGGACACCCTGTAAGAGTTATTGAAAATAAACTTGCTAAGGCAATTTTAGAAAAAGAAAAACAAGGAGCACCTAAGGAAGAAATTGAACAAATGGGTGTTGGAAAGCTTAGACTTGCTGTAGTTGACGGAGATGTTGACAATGGAAGTGTTATGGCTGGACAAGTAGCAGCAATGGTTAAAGAACCAAGTACTACTAAAGAAATCCTTGAAAGTTTTATGAGAGAACTGGAAGAAGAGAAAAAAAATCTATTAACTAGAATGGATTCATGGAAATAATAATGATATGGGGAGGACAATGGGTTCTTCCCATTTCTTTTTATTATTGAAAACTGTAAATCTGTATGATACAATAATAAGAGGTCTAATTTTTGAAATAACAGTGAAACAGGGGTAAGATGTGAAGAATTATTCGATTAGAAATATATTTACTTGTATCTATATTTATATAGTGACATATCTCTTTTATGGTTTCTTTTTTAATGAAACTATGAAGCATGGGAAAATATACCAATTTTTAGGGAAATATTTTGGGATATCCACTTTTTTTATAGGATTTGTATTTATCCTATCTATATTAGGAAATCTTATAAATTGTAGAAGAAAAAGAATGGTGTTTAATACAAGATTAAAGTTTTTTGTTATTCTTGTTATAGCAGTTGCAGTTGTATTTTTCGCAAAGGAGTTGGATATTCCTTATACGAAAGAGTTTGCTAATAATGAAAAATTAAGATATTTAACTCAGATAGGACTATATAAATATAAATTGGGACTATTCAATGTCTTTTTATTAGACTGGCTTTTTACAAAGGTATATGGACTATATATCTATATAGCCAGCTATATTTTAATAGGAATCTCAACTTTCTTTTTAGTAGCTAAATTTATCAGAGTTACAATTACAACAACAGTGAGAAATATAAAAAGAAAAAGAGAACTGGAAAGAGAAAGAAAACTTGTACAGGAACAGATAAGACTGCAAGAGTATTATGAAAAATTAGAAAGAGAAAAAGCACTTGAAGCTGAAAGGCAAAGACGTCTTGAAGAGGAGATAATGAAAGAGCGTGCAGAGATGGAAAAGATTGGTGAAGAGCCAGAAGTAGAGAGTGAAGAGATAGAAGACCAAATTGAAGATGAGGAGAAGAATCTGGAGTCTGAAACAGAGGAATTAGAAGTCACAGATGATTTTGATGATAATGAAAATCAAGATAGTGACGAAATTGCTATGAAGGAAGATACAGAAGAAGTTGCTGAAGAGAAAGATAGCAATCAAATTGAAGATAGTATAGAGGGAAATACAGAAACACAAGATAGCAATGAGTCTAATAAAGAGATACAGATTTTAGAAGAGTTAGAGGAGATAGAAACAATTTCAGAAAATGAAGCAGATTCTATAGAGAGTATACAAAGTGATAATACTACAGTTACAGTTAAGGAAAAAGAAAATAAAATAGAAAACGAAACCAGTGATGAATTGGATTTGATAAAAAAATTAGCACAAGAGAAGGGGGAGGACGAAGTAGATGATACTAGCCTCTAAGTCACCAAGACGAAAAGAGATACTTGAAAATGTCGGATTTGAACTTAAAATTATAGGTTCAGATATAGATGAAAAGAGTGATGAAAAAGAGAATATCGAAAAGATAAAGGATATTGCTTATCAAAAGACTTACTTTATAGCAAAAGAGCATAAAGATGAGTATGTGGTAGGAGCTGATACAATAGTAGAACTCGATGGAGAGATAATAGGAAAGCCAAAGAGTAGAGAAAATGCAGTTGAAATATTAAAACGACTATCTGGGAAAAACCATAATGTTATAACAGGATTCTGCTTAATAAATATCAATAAAGGAATTCTTATAAAAGATTTTGGAATTACTAAAGTTTTTTTTAAAGATTTAGATGATAGTATGATAGAATGGTATGTAGATAGTGGACAGCCAATGGATAAAGCTGGAGCATATGGGATACAGGATAAAGGTTCTGTCTTCATTGAAAAGATAGAGGGAGATTTCTTCACTGTGATGGGATTTCCAATAGAAAAATTTGTAGCTCATTTAAAAAAATTAGGAATAGAATTAAAAGATATTGACAAAATATAAAATTTTAGAGGTGGAAGATGAAAAAGATATTTAACAAATTTTTAGGGATATTTTCAGAAGATTTAGGAATTGACTTAGGTACATCAAACACATTAATCTGTGTTAAAAATAAAGGTATAATATTAAATGAACCTTCAGTAGTTGCACTTAATACTAAAACAAAGGACATTTTTGAAGTTGGAGACAAAGCTAAGAAGATGCTTGGAAGAACTCCAGGAAGCATAGAAACAATAAGACCTCTAAAAAATGGAGTAATTGCTGACTATGAAATTACAGAAAAAATGTTAAGAGCATTCTATAAAAAAGTAAATCAAAGAAAAGGAATGTCTAGCCCAAGAGTTATTATCTGCGTTCCAGCAGGAGTTACTCAAGTTGAAAAGAGAGCTGTTATAGATGTAACTAGAGAAGCAGGAGCAAGAGAGGCATACCTTATAGAAGAGCCTATGGCTGCAGCTATTGGAATTGGTCTTAATATATTTGAACCAGAAGGAAATCTTATCATAGATATTGGTGGTGGAACATCAGAAATTGCTGTTATATCTTTAGGAGGAATAGTTAAAACATCTTCATTTAGAGTAGCAGGAGATAAATTTGATGCAACAATTATTGATTATGTAAGACAAAAACATAATCTGCTTATAGGTGAAAGAACTGCTGAACAGATTAAAAAGACAATAGGAGCAGTTGTAGAACTTGAAGAGGATGAATGTATAGAGATAAGTGGAAGAAACGCTTTAAATGGTCTTCCAAGAGATATAAAGATATATTCTTCAGAGGTTGTAGAAGCTTTAGGAGATCTTGTACAACAAATTATTGAAGAGGTAAAAGTTGTACTTGAAAAGACTCCACCTGAATTATCATCAGATATTAAGAGAAGAGGAATTTATGTAACTGGAGGAGGAGCACTTTTAAGAGGAATAGATCAGAGAATAGCTGAGAGCTTAAATCTTAATGTAACTGTTTCAGAAGATCCATTAAATGCAGTTATCAATGGAATTCAAACACTTCTTAAAAACTTTGGTACTTATAAAAAAGTATTGATTTCTCCAGAAAGTGATTATTAATTATATTTTTTTAGTGTAGAAAGAGGGTAAATATGAAAAAATTTATAGTAATGTTTTTCTTAATTAATATTTTTTCATATGCTAACTATCTCATTAGCAATAGTGAGATAGTTCTTTTTTATGATAAAACTTATAATAATATTCAGTATATCAGAGGGGATGTATTTAATAATATAGCTATCTCAGAAATAGAGGGAAATCTTATAGTAGATAAAAAACAAGTGATACCTTTAGATAGTTTTATACAAAGTGCAGAGCTTATTCCACAAACAAATATTTTAAAACTGCACTATGATATTCAGGGAAAAAAGGTAACTCTTAACTTGATTCCATCAATGGTAGAAAAGGATAAACTTTATATTCTTGTGGATACATCACTTTTAGGAATGGATAATCATAATATTGACTTTGCTTTTAGAATTGTTCCTCAATATGATAATAAATATGTAGAACTTTTAAAAGATGGTTCTTATAAGTATGATAAGTTTTATTTTAAAAGTGAGAATTATGATGGTGAAACTTATATTGGCAGAAATTCGAAATTAGATGATTTTACTTTAGAAGATGTAAAAGAGAAAGCTAAAAAATATGAAGATGATAATATGTACTATATTATCAATGATATAAAAAAAGATAAAAATGTTATTTTTTCAGTTAAATTTTATGATAAATATAGTGAAAAAGAGAGTTTAAAATCAAGTGACGAAGTTCTTGCAAGAGAGCTTGGATATTGGAATAACATCAACAGTGAAGAGAGATTTTTAGGAAAGAGTGATACAGTACTTGGAGAGTTAAAAAACTTAGAGATAATTACTTCAAGAGCTGTTATTCCAGATCAGATTTCCTTAAATAAAAGTAAAGAAAATCTCGATAACAAGATGAAACTTTTTTATATTAACAGTATTTTAAATAAAAAATTTAATCCTGAAAAGTTGTTAGAGGATATAAATATAAGGAAAAAAGATAGTGAAGCGGTACTTTACTATACATTACTTTTTAAGTCTTTAAATAATACAGGAAATTATCTTGATAAAAATCTATTTGATAGAAAAGTAAGTCTTGAAGTATTGTCACTTTTAGACTATGTAGAAGAGATAGATGGTGAGATTATCAATGTAAGGGATAATATCAGTAATTATTCATGGTATTTTAGAATGATAGATAATATAGTTAATAGAGATGAGTTTAAAAGTGATAAAGATTTTATAATAGAAAAAAGAGATCTTCTTTACAAGTATGTTGGAAATTACTATGTATTACCAGATGGATTAAAAACTCGTAGAGATGATAAAAAAAGTTATTATAAGAATATAAAATATATGGGTTTTATGCCAAAAGAGTATCAGCTTAAAATACTTCATCAGGATTACAATAGATATTATAATAAAATGTATGGGCTTCTAATCGGACCTGAGGATAAAGAAAAAGCTGACTTGGAGTATAATCTTAACTTTATCATAAAATTATATGAAAATGGTGAAGTTCAATTAGCAGATAGATTATTTGTAAATATTGAAGAATTAATAAGAAAAAATAATCAGTTTCTCCTTCCAAGAGTTAAACCAGATGGATACAATCCAGTTGGAATCTATGGAGAGATGCTATATTTATATTTTACAGCTCTAGATTGTAAGGAGAGATACAGTAATGGAAATTAAACAGAAAATAGAGGCAATACTTCTTTTAGGAGGAGATGAGCTTCAGATAAAAGAACTTAGTAAATTTTTTGGAGTTCCAATAGATGAAATGCTTAAAATTCTTGAGGAATTAAAAGAAGACAGAAGAGATACAGGAATAAATATAGAGATAGATGGAGAATTTGTAACTCTGGTAACTAATCCAATTTATGGTGAAGTTATAAATGACTTTTTTGAACAGGAATCAAAGCCTAAAAAACTTTCAGGTGCAGCTTTGGAAACACTTTCAATTGTTGCGTATAGACAGCCTGTTACCAAATCTGAAATTGAAGCTATTAGAGGAGTAAATGTAGATAGAATAGTTCAGAATATGGAAGAGAAGAAATTTATAAGAGTGTGTGGAAAAAAAGAGACAACAGGTAGACCAAATCTATATGAAATTACAGATAAATTTTTGGGATATATTGGAATAAAAAGTATAGAGGAACTACCTAATTATCAGGAAATAAAAGGAAGTTGTGATAATGGAGGAAATGAGAATCAATAAATATCTGGCATCTTTGGGAATTGGTTCAAGAAGAGCAATTGATAAGATGATAGATGATAGAAGAATAAGAGTCAATGGAGAGGTTATCAGTGCCGGAGTCAAGGTAACTGATGATGATTTAATTGAGATAGATGGAAAAAAGATTTCAAAAGAGGCTGAAAAAAAGGTATATTATCTTTTAAATAAACCTTTAGAGGTATTGAGCTCTGCAAAAGATGATAGAGGCAGAAAGACTGTTGTAGATTTAATAAGATGTAAAGAGAGAATATTTC encodes the following:
- a CDS encoding phosphatase, encoding MVYLRYPIDLHIHTNNNPHAYSTLEENIRSAQAKNMEVIAITNHGPALQDSPHWWSLMNMRVLPEYVGNLRVLKGVETNVVDENGNFDINQRIYDVMDIILCGLHTIEAYGSPKDIIKNTKALVNMITSQKVDIIVHMGNPTFPVEYERVVMAAAENGVAIEINNSSLRAARKGSKPNCKKILELCLKYNCNVSLGTDSHISYDIGEFAQADALIEEVGYRREKIINYSKENLEKFLEMRKERKRKIL
- a CDS encoding rod shape-determining protein yields the protein MKKIFNKFLGIFSEDLGIDLGTSNTLICVKNKGIILNEPSVVALNTKTKDIFEVGDKAKKMLGRTPGSIETIRPLKNGVIADYEITEKMLRAFYKKVNQRKGMSSPRVIICVPAGVTQVEKRAVIDVTREAGAREAYLIEEPMAAAIGIGLNIFEPEGNLIIDIGGGTSEIAVISLGGIVKTSSFRVAGDKFDATIIDYVRQKHNLLIGERTAEQIKKTIGAVVELEEDECIEISGRNALNGLPRDIKIYSSEVVEALGDLVQQIIEEVKVVLEKTPPELSSDIKRRGIYVTGGGALLRGIDQRIAESLNLNVTVSEDPLNAVINGIQTLLKNFGTYKKVLISPESDY
- a CDS encoding nucleoside triphosphate pyrophosphatase, whose translation is MILASKSPRRKEILENVGFELKIIGSDIDEKSDEKENIEKIKDIAYQKTYFIAKEHKDEYVVGADTIVELDGEIIGKPKSRENAVEILKRLSGKNHNVITGFCLININKGILIKDFGITKVFFKDLDDSMIEWYVDSGQPMDKAGAYGIQDKGSVFIEKIEGDFFTVMGFPIEKFVAHLKKLGIELKDIDKI
- the scpB gene encoding SMC-Scp complex subunit ScpB, translating into MEIKQKIEAILLLGGDELQIKELSKFFGVPIDEMLKILEELKEDRRDTGINIEIDGEFVTLVTNPIYGEVINDFFEQESKPKKLSGAALETLSIVAYRQPVTKSEIEAIRGVNVDRIVQNMEEKKFIRVCGKKETTGRPNLYEITDKFLGYIGIKSIEELPNYQEIKGSCDNGGNENQ
- a CDS encoding nitronate monooxygenase, coding for MVNNEVCKLLGIKYPIFQGAMAWIANGNLAGHVSKDGGLGIIAGGGMPCDILRQEIRKAREITSNPIGVNLMLMMPDIEKQIDVCIEEKIPVVTTGAGNPGPFMEKLKAAGIKVIPVVASVALAKRMAKIGADAVIAEGMEGGGHIGTITTMALVPQVVEAVDIPVIAAGGIASGKQFLAALALGACGIQVGTRFLVAEECTVHENYKKMILKARDRSTVATGNYTGHPVRVIENKLAKAILEKEKQGAPKEEIEQMGVGKLRLAVVDGDVDNGSVMAGQVAAMVKEPSTTKEILESFMRELEEEKKNLLTRMDSWK